From a region of the Citricoccus muralis genome:
- the murI gene encoding glutamate racemase — protein sequence MTNTPVPTAPIGVFDSGVGGLTVARAIIDQLPGEQIAYVGDTANGPYGPRTIAQVRAFALGIMDELVDAGVKVLVIACNSASAAVLRDARERYTARYGIPVVEVIQPAVRRAVAATRNGRIGVIGTEATVSSRAYEDTFAAAPQLEITSVACPRFVEFVEAGVTTGPELLATAERYLAPLREAGVDTLVLGCTHYPLLTGVISLVMGESVTLVSSAEETAKDVYRALVRHGLESPADGAAGGSAGKPGHRFMATGDPQYFETLARRFLGPEVGGVQQVDHISERYPTGVLARITPEMLSAAQGATGQGATRQSANGHGTNGQYSGPNAGSPLPASSASSSGHRGIATDERPDAG from the coding sequence ATGACCAACACGCCCGTGCCGACGGCCCCCATCGGCGTCTTCGACTCCGGGGTCGGCGGGTTGACGGTCGCCCGCGCCATCATCGACCAGCTGCCCGGCGAACAGATCGCGTACGTGGGGGATACGGCCAACGGCCCCTACGGGCCGAGGACCATCGCCCAGGTGCGCGCCTTCGCGCTCGGCATCATGGACGAGTTGGTCGACGCCGGCGTGAAGGTCCTGGTCATCGCCTGCAATTCCGCTTCGGCCGCCGTGCTGCGCGATGCCCGGGAACGGTACACCGCCCGGTACGGGATTCCGGTGGTGGAAGTCATCCAGCCGGCCGTGCGCCGTGCGGTCGCCGCCACCCGCAACGGGAGGATCGGGGTCATCGGGACCGAGGCCACGGTGAGCTCGCGCGCCTACGAGGACACCTTCGCCGCCGCGCCACAGCTGGAGATCACCTCCGTGGCCTGCCCGCGGTTCGTCGAGTTCGTGGAGGCCGGCGTCACCACCGGGCCGGAGCTGCTGGCCACCGCAGAGCGGTACCTGGCCCCACTCCGGGAGGCGGGCGTGGACACCCTGGTGCTGGGGTGCACCCACTATCCGCTGCTGACGGGCGTGATCTCGCTGGTGATGGGGGAGTCCGTCACGCTGGTCTCCTCTGCGGAGGAGACGGCCAAGGACGTGTACCGGGCGCTGGTCCGGCACGGTCTGGAGAGCCCGGCGGACGGTGCGGCGGGCGGTTCAGCCGGAAAACCGGGACACCGGTTCATGGCGACCGGAGATCCACAGTACTTCGAGACGCTGGCCCGTCGTTTCCTCGGGCCCGAGGTCGGCGGCGTGCAGCAGGTCGACCACATCTCCGAGCGCTATCCGACCGGAGTGCTGGCCCGGATCACCCCGGAGATGCTCTCGGCGGCCCAGGGCGCAACCGGACAGGGCGCAACCAGGCAGAGCGCAAACGGACACGGCACAAACGGACAGTACAGTGGTCCCAACGCAGGATCCCCCTTGCCGGCTTCGAGCGCGTCCAGCTCGGGTCACCGGGGGATCGCCACGGACGAAAGGCCGGACGCAGGGTGA
- a CDS encoding MBL fold metallo-hydrolase yields the protein MKLTIIGASGSFPGPGSPASCYLVTAEGPDPDGAPGSQKTWRILMDLGNGALGTLQRYMALDDIDAVLLTHLHPDHCMDLCGLHVAIRWNPYGWKGIHVPVYGPEATADRMATAYGLDPDPGMHPDFDFHHWQANVPVTVGPFTITPVPVRHPIDEAYALRLEITEPGPDGEPVHRVLTYSGDTDTCDGLVEAARDADLFLCEAAFQEGRDDGIDGVHLTGRRAGQMATDAGARRLLLTHLPVWTDPLAASIEARETYAGDLAVAVSGVTYRV from the coding sequence GTGAAGCTCACGATCATCGGGGCCTCAGGATCGTTTCCCGGTCCGGGCTCGCCGGCCTCGTGTTACCTCGTGACGGCTGAAGGGCCGGACCCGGATGGCGCCCCCGGCAGCCAGAAGACCTGGCGGATCCTGATGGACCTCGGCAACGGCGCTCTGGGCACGTTGCAGCGTTACATGGCCTTGGACGACATCGACGCGGTGCTGCTCACCCACCTGCACCCGGACCACTGCATGGACCTCTGCGGACTGCACGTGGCCATCCGGTGGAACCCGTACGGCTGGAAGGGCATCCACGTCCCCGTGTACGGCCCCGAAGCCACCGCGGACCGCATGGCGACGGCATACGGACTCGATCCGGACCCGGGCATGCACCCCGATTTCGACTTCCACCACTGGCAGGCGAATGTCCCCGTGACCGTCGGACCCTTCACCATCACGCCGGTTCCGGTGCGCCACCCCATCGATGAGGCGTACGCGCTGCGCCTGGAGATCACCGAACCTGGCCCCGACGGGGAGCCGGTGCACCGGGTGCTGACCTACTCCGGGGACACGGACACCTGCGACGGTCTGGTCGAGGCCGCCCGCGACGCTGATCTGTTCCTCTGCGAGGCCGCCTTCCAGGAGGGCCGTGACGACGGCATCGACGGCGTCCACCTCACCGGCCGGCGTGCCGGGCAGATGGCCACCGACGCCGGCGCCCGCCGATTGCTGCTGACCCACCTGCCCGTGTGGACCGATCCGCTGGCCGCCTCCATCGAGGCGCGGGAGACCTATGCGGGCGACCTCGCCGTCGCGGTCTCCGGGGTCACCTACCGGGTCTAG
- the rph gene encoding ribonuclease PH, whose protein sequence is MTSTTSGASALPENSTAGASSTATRQDGRAVNELRPISITRGWSRQAEGSALIEFGNTRVLCTASFTQGVPRWLKGEGTGWVTAEYAMLPRATNTRSQRESVKGKIGGRTHEISRLIGRSLRAIIDLKALGENTIVLDCDVLEADGGTRTASVTGAYVALAEAIAWAKGQGVISASAQPLKDSVAAVSVGIIDGVPMLDLPYVEDVRAETDMNVVVTGSGDFVEVQGTAEGAPFNRSELDSLLDLAVAGSAELATIQRETLAGER, encoded by the coding sequence ATGACCTCAACGACTTCCGGAGCTTCCGCCCTGCCCGAAAACAGCACCGCCGGCGCCTCGTCCACGGCGACCCGCCAGGACGGGCGCGCCGTCAACGAACTGCGTCCCATCAGCATCACCCGTGGCTGGTCCCGCCAGGCCGAGGGCTCCGCACTGATCGAGTTCGGCAACACCCGTGTGCTGTGCACCGCCTCCTTCACCCAGGGCGTCCCGCGCTGGCTCAAGGGCGAGGGCACCGGCTGGGTCACCGCGGAGTATGCGATGCTGCCGCGCGCCACGAACACCCGCTCCCAGCGCGAGTCCGTGAAGGGCAAGATCGGCGGCCGCACCCATGAGATCTCTCGCCTCATCGGCCGCTCGCTGCGCGCCATCATCGATCTCAAGGCCCTGGGCGAGAACACCATCGTGCTGGACTGTGACGTCCTGGAGGCGGACGGCGGCACCCGCACCGCCTCGGTCACCGGCGCCTACGTGGCGCTCGCTGAGGCGATCGCCTGGGCGAAGGGACAGGGCGTCATCTCGGCGTCCGCCCAGCCGCTGAAGGACTCCGTCGCCGCCGTGTCCGTCGGCATCATCGACGGTGTCCCCATGCTGGATCTGCCCTACGTGGAGGACGTCCGCGCCGAGACGGACATGAATGTGGTGGTCACCGGATCGGGCGATTTCGTGGAGGTTCAGGGCACCGCCGAAGGGGCCCCGTTCAACCGTTCCGAGCTCGACTCCCTGCTCGATCTGGCCGTGGCCGGGTCCGCCGAGCTGGCCACCATCCAGCGCGAGACCCTGGCCGGCGAGCGGTGA
- the rdgB gene encoding RdgB/HAM1 family non-canonical purine NTP pyrophosphatase, producing the protein MSGRAKSASEPRLVLATRNQGKLRELRELLRGQVPGLDVDTQVVDAASLDAPDVVEDGVTFEENSLKKAHAVARHTGLVAVADDSGLSVEVLGGAPGIFSARWAGRHGDDAANLQLLLDQMADVKPEHRNAAFICAAAVATPAGEEHVELGFLAGTLLTAQRGAGGFGYDPILQPHGMHVSVAELDPEVKNSISHRGTAFRQLLPELVRLLAGSHDGASGGGR; encoded by the coding sequence GTGAGCGGCCGAGCAAAGTCCGCGTCCGAGCCCCGGCTGGTGCTGGCCACCCGCAACCAGGGCAAACTGCGCGAACTGCGTGAACTGCTCCGTGGACAGGTGCCCGGACTGGACGTCGACACCCAGGTCGTCGACGCTGCGTCCCTGGACGCCCCAGACGTGGTGGAGGACGGTGTCACCTTCGAGGAGAATTCCCTCAAGAAGGCCCATGCCGTCGCCCGGCACACCGGGCTGGTGGCTGTGGCCGACGACTCCGGCCTGTCCGTGGAGGTCCTCGGGGGCGCTCCCGGGATCTTCTCCGCACGGTGGGCCGGACGCCACGGGGATGATGCCGCCAACCTGCAGCTGCTCCTGGACCAGATGGCGGACGTGAAGCCCGAGCACCGTAACGCCGCGTTCATCTGTGCTGCCGCGGTGGCAACTCCGGCCGGCGAGGAGCATGTCGAACTCGGTTTCCTGGCCGGTACCCTCCTGACGGCGCAGCGGGGCGCGGGTGGATTCGGCTATGACCCGATCCTGCAGCCGCACGGCATGCACGTCTCCGTGGCTGAGCTGGATCCTGAGGTGAAGAACTCGATCAGCCATCGTGGCACGGCCTTCCGGCAGCTGCTCCCCGAACTGGTGCGGTTGCTGGCCGGGTCACATGATGGTGCGTCCGGCGGAGGGCGCTGA
- a CDS encoding exonuclease domain-containing protein has product MALDFTALDFETANGFRGSPCSVGLVRVRDGQPVERAYWLMRPPAGFDRFDARNVGIHGITAAQVAGAPRFAEVFGDMADFIGSDPLVAHNAGFDLGVIESALEVSGRDIPRFDYACSLVMARRTYELPSYALPVAAVEAGHPLENHHDALADAEACAWIMIDVLERRTAARQPAGRQAAGQQTVDGLLVERQTLSPAPAVAARIEDGGESRSWGTTGPNRATQSSAGLLEAGLAEILALDGVRLRQLEARRAGTKPESRATRQARGLGPVFDSTVVLPHAERMPDLMHWPDEGINPEPAADADPAHPLYGHTVVFTGNLGMPRQEAKNRAAAWGARTGSRVNAQTTILVVGDGFRAEDLGAATRGGAIGHRKTRDALARRQQGQHVELVSEPEFLQMLDGNWPDAAV; this is encoded by the coding sequence ATGGCGCTCGACTTCACGGCGCTGGACTTTGAGACGGCCAACGGCTTCCGCGGTTCGCCGTGTTCCGTGGGCCTCGTGCGGGTCCGCGACGGTCAGCCGGTGGAACGCGCGTATTGGTTGATGAGGCCGCCGGCAGGCTTCGACAGGTTCGATGCCCGGAACGTGGGAATCCACGGCATCACGGCAGCGCAGGTGGCCGGCGCGCCGCGATTCGCCGAGGTGTTCGGGGACATGGCGGACTTCATCGGCTCCGATCCTCTTGTGGCCCACAACGCGGGCTTCGACCTCGGAGTCATCGAATCAGCTCTCGAGGTCTCCGGCCGAGACATCCCGCGCTTCGACTATGCCTGCTCCCTGGTGATGGCGCGGCGCACCTATGAGCTGCCGTCCTACGCGCTACCCGTGGCCGCCGTGGAGGCGGGGCATCCACTCGAGAACCACCATGATGCCCTCGCCGATGCTGAGGCCTGTGCCTGGATCATGATCGATGTGCTCGAGCGGCGGACGGCGGCTCGGCAGCCGGCTGGACGGCAGGCGGCCGGACAGCAGACGGTTGACGGACTGCTGGTGGAGCGGCAGACCCTTTCACCGGCTCCTGCTGTCGCCGCGCGAATCGAGGACGGTGGAGAGTCCCGGTCATGGGGTACCACGGGCCCGAATCGAGCTACCCAGTCGTCCGCGGGCCTGCTGGAAGCGGGGCTGGCCGAGATCCTGGCCCTTGACGGGGTGCGGTTGCGACAGCTGGAGGCTCGCAGGGCCGGAACCAAGCCGGAGTCCCGTGCCACCCGGCAAGCCCGCGGGCTCGGGCCCGTCTTCGACTCCACGGTGGTACTGCCGCACGCCGAACGGATGCCTGACTTGATGCACTGGCCGGATGAGGGGATCAATCCTGAGCCTGCCGCCGACGCAGATCCGGCTCATCCGCTGTATGGACACACCGTGGTGTTCACGGGCAACCTGGGCATGCCCCGGCAGGAGGCCAAGAACCGGGCCGCCGCGTGGGGCGCGCGGACAGGCAGCCGGGTCAACGCGCAGACCACCATATTGGTCGTCGGAGACGGCTTCCGCGCTGAGGACCTCGGCGCGGCAACGCGCGGCGGGGCGATCGGGCACCGCAAAACGCGGGACGCGCTGGCTCGCCGTCAGCAGGGACAACACGTGGAGCTCGTCTCCGAACCGGAGTTCCTGCAGATGCTGGACGGCAACTGGCCCGACGCCGCGGTATAG
- a CDS encoding HNH endonuclease signature motif containing protein: MTAEEMEPSRGLDELAEWATPEVLDVARHALELLAERLSGPTTVDAFERVVPPPPDLDWSGLTSLTPIVPGESPHGPDFVAAPETFASGSLPVIHRRVEDLGRLLTAVHTSLAGHAAHAMDEGSLREPMLGIPGGAKPFRDAPDWMVKTLRIPRPEARKRIHRAQQVQPPVPEITGHQRSATYPILAEAFLQGHLDPCTLDLISTALDQTKKDAEATNADPSLTADWLSRGEETLTAQATVLDPELMRHACARWRQWAQHALNPDGAEPSDAVPSVQQGLSYRGKRRGLHLWKIAADDLQHEVLSTIAGAATNPRAQSEGIQGGGAQNEGVQGGGEATDSMTSAAEAPVPDLPDGANLWPDAGVVSVDRRSRHQRQLDGLTSALMGALALVEGNGLPSSGGNRPLVMVTIDYETLAGQVVRSQASPGETSTASMSTGYPRPPSPPEPPEASKPPDEPTKPGQPNEPSEPADPGKSGKTGEADVIPVGALDVGTFKSEAAFTGPISPSTIRTLACDADILPVVMGGAGQVLDVGRTQRLFPPRLRRAITARDGGCASPGCTMPAPWCEVHHIQWWTHGGATSVDNGVLLCSRHHHAVHSGSWHISVEDDGVPWFVPAPYLDPFRTPQRNRYWRA; this comes from the coding sequence ATGACAGCGGAGGAGATGGAGCCCTCGCGTGGACTGGACGAGTTGGCCGAGTGGGCCACTCCGGAAGTCCTTGATGTCGCTCGCCACGCCCTGGAGTTACTTGCCGAACGACTGTCCGGTCCCACCACGGTCGATGCCTTCGAACGCGTGGTCCCGCCACCTCCTGACCTGGACTGGTCCGGGCTGACATCCCTCACACCGATCGTCCCGGGAGAGTCGCCCCATGGCCCTGACTTCGTGGCGGCACCTGAGACCTTTGCATCCGGTTCGCTACCCGTCATCCACCGCAGGGTCGAAGATCTGGGACGTCTTCTGACTGCTGTACATACGTCGTTGGCCGGTCATGCTGCCCATGCCATGGATGAGGGATCCCTCCGCGAACCGATGCTCGGCATCCCTGGAGGGGCCAAGCCGTTTCGGGATGCCCCGGACTGGATGGTGAAGACCCTGCGGATCCCCCGGCCGGAGGCACGCAAGCGCATCCATCGTGCCCAGCAGGTCCAGCCGCCGGTCCCAGAGATCACCGGCCACCAGCGCAGTGCCACCTACCCCATCCTGGCTGAGGCCTTCCTGCAGGGGCATCTCGACCCGTGCACTCTCGACCTGATCTCCACGGCCCTGGACCAGACGAAAAAGGATGCCGAGGCGACGAACGCGGACCCCTCCTTGACCGCGGATTGGCTATCCCGGGGCGAGGAGACCCTGACGGCCCAGGCCACCGTCCTGGACCCGGAGTTGATGCGTCACGCCTGCGCCCGCTGGCGTCAGTGGGCCCAACACGCGCTCAACCCGGATGGGGCAGAACCTTCCGACGCCGTCCCGTCTGTCCAGCAAGGGCTTTCCTACCGAGGCAAGCGACGGGGCCTCCATCTGTGGAAGATCGCTGCGGACGACCTCCAGCACGAGGTCCTCAGCACCATCGCCGGAGCCGCGACCAACCCCCGCGCACAGAGTGAAGGCATCCAGGGCGGTGGCGCGCAGAACGAAGGCGTCCAGGGTGGTGGCGAGGCCACCGACAGCATGACGTCGGCCGCTGAGGCGCCCGTCCCGGATCTCCCGGATGGAGCAAACCTCTGGCCAGATGCCGGCGTCGTGTCCGTCGACCGCCGCTCCCGCCACCAGCGCCAATTGGACGGCCTGACTTCCGCCCTCATGGGGGCATTGGCATTGGTCGAGGGCAACGGCCTGCCGTCGTCCGGCGGGAACCGTCCTCTGGTCATGGTGACCATCGATTACGAGACACTCGCCGGTCAGGTCGTTCGCAGCCAGGCATCCCCGGGCGAAACCTCGACGGCGTCCATGTCTACAGGCTATCCACGCCCACCGAGCCCACCCGAACCACCAGAAGCGTCGAAGCCACCAGACGAACCCACCAAACCCGGCCAACCGAATGAGCCCAGCGAACCCGCCGACCCCGGAAAATCCGGCAAAACCGGCGAGGCTGATGTCATTCCCGTCGGCGCTCTGGACGTAGGAACCTTCAAATCTGAGGCGGCCTTTACCGGTCCAATCAGTCCCAGCACCATCCGCACCCTCGCTTGTGACGCTGACATCCTGCCCGTGGTCATGGGCGGCGCTGGGCAGGTCCTGGACGTGGGACGTACACAACGGCTCTTTCCACCTCGGCTCCGCCGGGCCATCACAGCACGCGACGGCGGATGCGCGTCCCCCGGCTGCACGATGCCTGCACCGTGGTGCGAGGTTCACCACATCCAGTGGTGGACCCACGGCGGAGCGACGAGCGTGGACAACGGGGTGCTGCTCTGCAGTCGGCATCATCACGCGGTCCACAGCGGTTCGTGGCACATCAGCGTCGAAGACGACGGCGTCCCCTGGTTCGTCCCCGCACCCTATCTGGATCCGTTCAGGACGCCCCAGCGCAACCGGTACTGGCGGGCCTAG
- a CDS encoding LysR family transcriptional regulator — MELSLRRLRMLRELHLRGTVTAVAAALHYSPSGVSQQLAQLERDVGARLVERHGRRLLLTDLGLVLAEHAEQILGSVDRATKALEQAQNGVTARLTAGVWASVASSLVPQALSSLAVRYPGIEVRTVELDPEQTAGAVKDGTLDFSFVIDYSVTPVTWDPNLTRTIIAVERLHAAVPTGMIPSGTVRLAQLADYPWILARESDHFGHAVRIACHQKGFDPRIVHTVAEQPTALAMAAGGLGVTLVSDLALELVPDGVDIIALEEPVMRTVSIAYRTSPTRRPSLELVINAIRTAAAEKGLAISSAPVSPGPASES; from the coding sequence ATGGAGTTGTCGTTGCGTCGGCTGAGGATGCTGCGGGAGTTGCACCTGCGCGGCACCGTGACCGCCGTGGCGGCCGCCCTGCACTACAGTCCTTCGGGCGTCTCCCAGCAGTTGGCCCAGCTGGAGCGCGACGTCGGCGCCCGGCTCGTGGAGCGGCACGGCCGCCGGCTGCTGCTCACCGATCTGGGACTCGTCCTTGCCGAGCATGCGGAACAGATCCTCGGCTCGGTGGATCGGGCGACCAAGGCCCTGGAGCAGGCTCAGAACGGGGTGACGGCACGCCTCACCGCGGGTGTCTGGGCATCCGTGGCCTCCAGCCTCGTGCCGCAGGCCCTGTCCAGTCTGGCGGTGCGATACCCCGGTATCGAGGTCCGCACCGTGGAGTTGGATCCCGAACAGACGGCGGGAGCGGTCAAGGACGGCACCTTGGATTTCTCCTTCGTCATCGACTACTCAGTGACCCCGGTGACCTGGGACCCCAACCTGACCCGGACGATCATCGCCGTGGAGCGGCTCCACGCCGCCGTGCCCACCGGGATGATCCCCTCCGGGACGGTGCGGCTGGCGCAGCTGGCCGACTATCCGTGGATTCTGGCCCGGGAGAGCGACCACTTCGGCCATGCGGTCCGCATCGCCTGCCACCAGAAGGGCTTCGACCCGAGGATCGTCCACACCGTCGCCGAACAGCCCACCGCGCTGGCCATGGCCGCCGGCGGGCTCGGGGTGACACTGGTGTCCGATCTCGCGTTGGAGCTGGTCCCGGACGGAGTGGACATCATCGCCCTGGAGGAACCGGTGATGAGGACGGTCTCCATCGCCTACCGGACCTCCCCCACACGCCGGCCGTCACTCGAACTCGTCATCAACGCGATCCGCACGGCCGCCGCGGAGAAGGGACTGGCCATCAGTTCAGCCCCGGTCTCGCCCGGGCCCGCTTCGGAATCCTGA
- a CDS encoding Glu/Leu/Phe/Val dehydrogenase dimerization domain-containing protein: protein MTLIQNPDGNRTHDGTSGPARSARPETLPGTRPETQTGNPAGEPFIRIDPFDRPPEQEIAWTDPVTGSRGWLVVHTLVGGMATGGTRMRAGCTRDEVADLARCMATKTAAFGLPVGGAKAGIDCDPRDPDAMGVLERFFAHMRPWLENSWVTAEDLGVSQSDLDAVFTRLGLDQSFHAAIRRSPDPAATLDRVRAGLDTVDQDGLPLGDVIGGYGVAQACLGTAAAFGWEPTRTTVAIQGIGTMGGGAAWYLHEAGVPVTAIADAAGTLFCPRGLDIPALLAARDHYGEIDRATVPSGVELLPREAVLAAPADILVPAAVSYALGVGSVADVAARAVVEAANSPTTPDAEERLAVRGIPVIPDFVANAGAAAWAWWLLQGQVGTDPEDSFRRLREEMQGKVAYMLAEWSGARVSPRRSAWGFASANLEALAGREITIP from the coding sequence ATGACCCTGATCCAGAACCCTGATGGCAACCGAACGCACGACGGCACCAGTGGACCGGCGCGCAGCGCCCGGCCAGAAACCCTGCCCGGCACCAGGCCAGAGACTCAGACCGGGAATCCGGCAGGGGAGCCGTTCATACGTATAGACCCCTTCGACCGTCCTCCGGAGCAGGAGATCGCGTGGACCGATCCGGTCACCGGCTCCCGGGGATGGCTCGTGGTGCACACCCTGGTCGGGGGCATGGCCACCGGGGGCACCCGCATGCGAGCCGGCTGCACCCGGGACGAAGTCGCCGACTTGGCACGCTGCATGGCCACAAAGACTGCGGCATTCGGCCTGCCCGTCGGCGGGGCCAAGGCGGGCATCGACTGCGATCCGCGAGACCCGGACGCGATGGGAGTCCTGGAGCGCTTCTTCGCCCACATGCGGCCGTGGCTCGAGAACTCCTGGGTCACTGCCGAAGACCTCGGCGTCTCCCAGTCGGACCTCGACGCCGTCTTCACCCGGCTGGGGTTGGACCAGTCCTTCCACGCCGCCATCCGGCGCTCGCCGGACCCGGCCGCCACCCTGGACCGCGTCCGGGCAGGACTCGACACCGTGGACCAGGACGGCCTGCCACTGGGGGATGTGATCGGTGGCTACGGGGTGGCCCAGGCCTGCCTGGGGACGGCGGCCGCCTTCGGATGGGAACCCACACGGACCACGGTGGCCATCCAGGGCATCGGCACCATGGGCGGCGGGGCCGCGTGGTACCTGCACGAGGCGGGCGTCCCCGTGACCGCGATCGCCGACGCCGCCGGGACCCTGTTCTGCCCCCGCGGCCTGGACATCCCGGCCCTGCTGGCCGCCCGCGACCACTACGGCGAGATCGACCGAGCTACGGTACCGTCCGGCGTCGAGCTCCTGCCGCGCGAGGCGGTGCTCGCGGCGCCCGCGGACATCCTCGTCCCGGCGGCGGTCTCCTACGCGCTGGGGGTCGGGTCCGTAGCGGACGTCGCGGCCCGGGCGGTGGTCGAGGCCGCGAACTCACCCACGACGCCGGACGCGGAAGAACGCTTGGCCGTACGCGGGATCCCGGTGATCCCGGACTTCGTGGCCAATGCTGGGGCGGCGGCCTGGGCCTGGTGGTTGCTGCAGGGGCAAGTGGGCACGGACCCCGAAGACTCGTTCCGCCGCCTGCGGGAGGAGATGCAGGGCAAGGTGGCCTACATGCTCGCGGAATGGAGCGGCGCCAGGGTGAGCCCCCGGCGCAGTGCCTGGGGATTCGCCAGCGCCAACCTGGAGGCGCTCGCTGGTCGCGAGATCACCATTCCCTAG
- a CDS encoding maleate cis-trans isomerase family protein, with product MTTIGIIYPDHAAEDEYPTAASRLGVRLPVVHVYGTDLHAVPELLDLGSPEKLAEGVSRLLTAVAADSVGPVRPGDAVDAVDAVMWACTSGSFVYGHEGVRQQANQLAEVAGVPAASTSQSFVAAVTALGVKRVAVAASYPEEVAVLFTDFLAASGIEVVARGSAGIDTAAEVGSLDGARVTDLALQNDHPAAEALLIPDTAMHTLDVLTAIEDRLGKPVLTANQVTIWHGLRLAGSSVVSDRLGVLFSRV from the coding sequence ATGACCACCATCGGCATCATCTACCCGGACCACGCTGCCGAGGACGAATACCCGACGGCGGCGAGCCGGCTCGGCGTGCGCCTGCCGGTGGTGCACGTCTACGGCACGGACCTCCACGCGGTGCCCGAACTCCTCGATCTGGGCAGCCCGGAGAAGCTCGCTGAGGGGGTCTCACGGCTGCTCACGGCCGTGGCAGCGGACTCGGTGGGTCCGGTGCGCCCGGGGGACGCAGTGGACGCGGTGGACGCTGTGATGTGGGCCTGCACGTCCGGCAGCTTCGTCTACGGCCACGAGGGCGTTCGCCAGCAGGCTAACCAGTTGGCCGAGGTGGCCGGGGTGCCGGCGGCGAGCACGTCGCAGTCGTTCGTGGCCGCCGTGACCGCGCTCGGCGTGAAGCGCGTTGCTGTGGCGGCCAGTTATCCGGAGGAGGTGGCCGTGCTCTTCACCGACTTCCTGGCGGCCTCGGGGATCGAGGTGGTGGCCCGGGGCAGTGCCGGGATCGACACCGCGGCGGAGGTGGGTTCCCTGGACGGCGCCCGGGTGACGGATCTGGCCCTGCAGAACGACCACCCGGCCGCCGAGGCCCTGCTCATCCCGGACACGGCTATGCACACGCTGGACGTGCTGACCGCAATCGAGGACCGGCTGGGCAAGCCCGTTCTCACGGCCAACCAGGTCACGATCTGGCACGGTCTCCGGTTAGCCGGCTCGTCGGTGGTCTCGGACCGGCTGGGCGTGTTATTCAGCCGGGTGTAG
- a CDS encoding maleate cis-trans isomerase family protein, giving the protein MDLSDIDFDGPVTQRGIGVIAPFDLALERELWRWTPLDVSLHLARTPFEPVPVSLEMAELVSEKRHVQSATRDVLGVDPEVVAYLCTSGSFIHGLGYESELRRSILEAGAPDAVTTSGALAEAVRALGLRRVSVITPYDADLTDRLVAFLGELGVTVPQCHYLGLGGGIWRVNYRTVAELILAADTPDSEAVFVSCTNLPTYDIIEPLERRLGKPVLTANQLTVWACLGRMGLPMVGPGRWLADVFREESPT; this is encoded by the coding sequence TCAGACATCGATTTCGACGGTCCCGTGACCCAGCGCGGCATCGGCGTGATCGCCCCCTTCGACCTGGCCCTGGAGCGGGAGCTCTGGCGGTGGACACCCTTGGACGTCAGCCTGCACCTCGCCCGGACGCCCTTCGAGCCAGTCCCCGTCAGCCTGGAGATGGCCGAACTCGTCTCCGAGAAGCGGCACGTGCAGTCAGCCACCCGGGATGTGCTCGGCGTGGATCCGGAGGTCGTGGCCTACCTGTGCACCTCCGGCAGCTTCATCCACGGGCTCGGGTACGAGTCCGAACTCCGCCGGTCCATCCTGGAGGCCGGAGCTCCCGACGCCGTCACCACCTCCGGTGCCCTGGCGGAGGCCGTGCGGGCGCTGGGACTGCGGCGCGTCTCGGTGATCACCCCTTATGACGCCGACCTGACGGACCGCCTGGTCGCCTTCCTCGGCGAACTGGGGGTGACCGTGCCGCAATGCCACTACCTCGGCCTGGGCGGCGGGATCTGGCGGGTCAACTACCGCACCGTGGCCGAGCTCATCCTCGCGGCCGACACCCCCGACTCCGAGGCCGTCTTCGTCTCCTGCACCAACCTGCCCACCTACGACATCATCGAACCGCTGGAACGCCGGCTCGGCAAGCCCGTCCTGACCGCGAACCAACTGACCGTCTGGGCCTGCCTGGGCCGCATGGGCCTGCCGATGGTCGGCCCGGGCCGCTGGCTGGCCGACGTCTTCCGAGAGGAATCCCCCACATGA